The following are encoded in a window of Nakamurella sp. A5-74 genomic DNA:
- a CDS encoding (2Fe-2S)-binding protein has translation MTPTPVDPGRDPAHPRESAPITITLDGREVTGRSGQTVAGMILAAGIQQWRRTSVGAAPRGVFCGIGVCFDCIVTVNGLRDVRACLRRARDGDVVVAQHDRLPAAPAQHTDPS, from the coding sequence ATGACGCCGACCCCCGTCGATCCGGGCCGCGACCCCGCCCACCCCCGTGAGTCCGCGCCGATCACGATCACCCTCGACGGACGGGAAGTCACCGGTCGGTCCGGGCAGACCGTTGCCGGGATGATCCTGGCGGCCGGCATCCAACAGTGGCGTCGCACTTCCGTCGGCGCGGCGCCGCGAGGCGTGTTCTGCGGCATCGGAGTGTGCTTCGACTGCATCGTCACGGTCAACGGTCTACGGGACGTCCGGGCCTGTCTGCGCCGAGCGCGGGACGGCGATGTCGTTGTCGCACAACATGACCGACTGCCGGCCGCCCCGGCTCAGCACACGGATCCGTCGTGA
- a CDS encoding MFS transporter: MRSMRAAGALSYPAFVRFWIADAVSNLGTFTSTLAIQLLLIETLHADQTEIGLVRAAQWLPSLMFGLLVGVLIDRMRRRTVLIAADAAAGIVTALIAVLALTGALTVGLLVAAVFAVGIAMLFSTAARQSFLPDLVPVPVLPAASARLEQTWTAAQSAGPLVGGALVRFLSAPIAVLVDAMSWVISAVVLIRVRVSEHPPAPVAGRSVVRELREGAGWLYRHPTLKWYAVSLHLWFFFNSAVNTVLIYFATTELRQSALAVGFALACAGITGFVAAGLSPRLGARFGVGTMCAVADWLTPLGYLLVVFAVPGPAAIWWLVAGQAVFGFGLGLKGPLETSYRNAVAPERLRGRMNGCMRTFNWGAIAVSAPLAGWAAATWGNRPTIGVAIGGLALAALLLTLSPFRAAVLPPEQLPGVTPAQ; the protein is encoded by the coding sequence ATGAGATCGATGCGCGCCGCCGGAGCCCTCTCCTACCCGGCCTTCGTGCGCTTCTGGATCGCTGACGCGGTCAGCAACCTGGGGACGTTCACCTCCACCCTGGCGATCCAACTGCTGCTCATCGAGACCCTGCACGCGGACCAGACCGAGATCGGGCTGGTCCGCGCCGCGCAATGGCTGCCGTCCCTGATGTTCGGGCTGCTGGTCGGAGTGCTGATCGACCGGATGCGGCGGCGCACGGTGCTGATCGCGGCCGATGCCGCGGCGGGGATCGTGACGGCTCTGATCGCGGTGCTGGCGCTGACCGGAGCCCTGACCGTAGGGCTGTTGGTGGCGGCGGTGTTCGCGGTCGGGATCGCCATGCTGTTCTCGACTGCTGCGCGACAGTCGTTCCTCCCCGACCTGGTTCCGGTTCCGGTACTCCCCGCGGCGAGCGCCCGGCTGGAGCAGACCTGGACGGCCGCGCAGTCGGCGGGACCGTTGGTCGGCGGCGCGTTGGTGCGGTTCCTGTCCGCACCGATCGCCGTGCTGGTCGATGCGATGTCGTGGGTGATCTCTGCGGTGGTGCTCATCAGGGTCCGGGTGTCGGAGCATCCACCGGCGCCGGTCGCGGGTCGCAGTGTGGTGCGTGAGCTGCGGGAAGGAGCCGGCTGGCTGTACCGCCATCCGACGCTGAAGTGGTACGCCGTCTCGCTGCACCTGTGGTTCTTCTTCAACTCCGCGGTCAACACGGTGCTGATCTACTTCGCGACCACCGAGCTGCGGCAGAGCGCGCTGGCGGTCGGCTTCGCGCTGGCCTGTGCGGGAATCACCGGGTTCGTCGCGGCCGGGCTGTCGCCGCGGCTCGGAGCACGGTTCGGGGTGGGGACGATGTGCGCGGTGGCCGACTGGCTGACACCGCTCGGATACCTGCTGGTGGTGTTCGCGGTGCCCGGCCCGGCCGCGATCTGGTGGCTGGTGGCCGGCCAGGCGGTGTTCGGGTTCGGACTCGGCCTCAAGGGCCCACTGGAGACCAGCTACCGCAACGCTGTCGCCCCGGAACGTCTGCGCGGCAGGATGAACGGCTGCATGCGGACCTTCAACTGGGGTGCGATCGCGGTCTCGGCTCCGTTGGCCGGCTGGGCCGCGGCGACCTGGGGAAACCGTCCCACCATCGGCGTGGCGATCGGTGGTCTGGCGCTGGCCGCCCTGCTGTTGACCCTCTCGCCGTTCCGTGCCGCGGTGCTGCCGCCCGAACAACTGCCGGGAGTCACCCCGGCGCAGTGA
- a CDS encoding YraN family protein, which translates to MAPDEVQGERTADVGSRHQPQVEPEVPAEDPRRVLGRRGEQLAAEYLESMGLVVLSRNWRCREGELDIVATDGIDRLYFCEVKTRSGEGFGSPAESVTMGKRRKIRRLATIWLSEHRLGSWRATQFDVISVLWPPQDEPQLRYLPDAF; encoded by the coding sequence GTGGCGCCGGACGAAGTACAGGGTGAGCGGACTGCTGATGTCGGCTCCCGGCATCAGCCGCAGGTGGAACCCGAGGTGCCGGCGGAGGATCCGCGACGGGTTCTCGGCCGCAGGGGTGAGCAACTGGCCGCCGAGTATCTCGAATCGATGGGTCTGGTGGTGCTGTCGCGGAACTGGCGGTGTCGGGAGGGCGAGCTCGACATCGTCGCCACCGACGGCATCGATCGGCTCTACTTCTGCGAGGTCAAGACGCGCAGTGGCGAGGGGTTCGGGTCCCCAGCCGAGTCGGTGACGATGGGCAAACGTCGGAAGATCCGCAGGCTGGCGACGATCTGGCTGTCCGAGCACCGTCTCGGCAGTTGGAGGGCCACCCAGTTCGACGTCATCTCGGTGCTGTGGCCGCCCCAGGACGAACCCCAGCTGCGGTATCTGCCGGATGCGTTCTGA
- a CDS encoding GntR family transcriptional regulator — MTSMPGGPEPAPAGETLRARVSRELTAAVVSGELAAGTLVTVPTLAVQFGVSATPVREALLELEKRSFVEAVKNKGFRVTEVGSRELAELAEVRLLLEPPAMYRLAGHLPAQQAEEFRSLAAAMTTAIADADLATWLEADQRFHLGLTELLGNAMLVTVIGDLRGRTRLVGLAGMLASQELARSAEEHHELLDRLLTGDAAGAEALMRTHIGHTVGWWSGRAEE; from the coding sequence ATGACGTCCATGCCCGGCGGTCCGGAACCGGCACCCGCCGGCGAGACCCTGCGCGCCAGGGTGAGTCGCGAACTCACCGCCGCCGTCGTGTCGGGAGAGCTGGCCGCCGGGACGCTGGTGACGGTACCGACGCTGGCCGTGCAGTTCGGCGTCTCGGCGACACCGGTCCGGGAGGCGCTGCTGGAGCTCGAGAAGCGCAGCTTCGTGGAGGCAGTCAAGAACAAGGGTTTCCGGGTCACCGAGGTCGGGTCGCGGGAACTCGCAGAGCTGGCCGAGGTGCGACTGCTGCTGGAACCCCCGGCCATGTACCGACTCGCCGGCCACCTGCCGGCGCAGCAGGCCGAGGAGTTCCGCTCCTTGGCAGCCGCGATGACGACTGCCATCGCGGATGCGGACCTGGCCACCTGGCTGGAGGCCGACCAGCGCTTCCACCTGGGACTGACCGAGCTGTTGGGCAACGCAATGCTGGTGACCGTGATCGGGGATCTCCGCGGTCGGACCCGACTGGTGGGACTCGCCGGCATGCTGGCCTCCCAGGAACTCGCCCGATCCGCCGAGGAACACCACGAACTCCTGGATCGCCTGCTGACGGGTGACGCAGCGGGGGCAGAAGCGCTGATGCGCACCCACATCGGCCACACGGTCGGGTGGTGGTCGGGGCGCGCCGAGGAATGA
- a CDS encoding FAD-dependent oxidoreductase has product MSRLTADVIVVGAGIVGAACARSLAATGARVVVVDRGPAAGGTSSAGEGNLLVSDKGPGPELDLALHAAQAWTRTAAELVDELGPAFPAVEYEPKGGLVVTSSAAGGAALLAFAETQRSAGVQIVPVDGPGAREYEPQLSTEITTGVFYPQDAQVQPVNATEALLASARRRGATVLTHRAVTGALTSNGSIVGVLTEREQISAPVVLNCAGPWAGAVAASLGVQLPVRPRRGMVLVTTRMPHLIFHKVYDGDYVAATQSADTSLQTSSVVECTAGGTVLIGSSREQIGFDDRLRIAVLAELAAKALRLFPFLADASVMRAYGGYRPYMPDHLPAIGADPRLPGLFHATGHEGAGIGLSVSTADLITALVTGTTPPLDPTPFALTRTSLHAEQVA; this is encoded by the coding sequence ATGAGCAGGCTGACCGCCGACGTGATCGTGGTAGGAGCCGGCATCGTCGGCGCCGCCTGTGCCCGCTCCCTGGCTGCCACCGGCGCGCGGGTCGTCGTCGTCGACCGCGGTCCGGCCGCCGGCGGGACCAGCTCGGCCGGCGAGGGCAACCTGCTGGTCTCCGACAAGGGGCCAGGCCCAGAACTGGATCTCGCGCTGCACGCCGCGCAGGCATGGACGAGGACAGCCGCCGAGCTCGTCGACGAGCTCGGGCCCGCTTTCCCCGCCGTCGAGTACGAACCCAAGGGCGGGCTGGTCGTGACCAGCTCGGCCGCGGGCGGCGCCGCGCTCCTCGCCTTCGCCGAGACCCAGCGGTCGGCCGGCGTCCAGATCGTTCCGGTGGACGGGCCCGGCGCCCGGGAGTACGAACCGCAGCTGTCCACCGAGATCACCACCGGCGTCTTCTATCCCCAGGACGCCCAGGTGCAGCCGGTGAACGCCACCGAGGCGCTGCTGGCCTCCGCCCGCCGACGCGGCGCCACCGTACTCACCCACCGTGCCGTCACCGGAGCGCTGACGAGCAACGGATCGATTGTCGGTGTGCTGACCGAGCGGGAGCAGATCAGCGCACCGGTGGTACTCAACTGCGCGGGCCCGTGGGCGGGAGCGGTCGCTGCGTCGCTCGGTGTGCAACTCCCGGTGCGCCCGCGGCGCGGCATGGTGCTGGTGACCACCCGGATGCCGCACCTGATCTTCCACAAGGTGTACGACGGCGACTACGTGGCGGCGACCCAGTCCGCCGACACCTCCCTGCAGACCAGCAGCGTCGTGGAATGCACTGCAGGCGGGACCGTGCTGATCGGTTCCAGCCGGGAACAGATCGGGTTCGACGACCGTCTCCGGATCGCCGTGCTGGCCGAGTTGGCCGCAAAAGCGTTGCGGCTGTTTCCGTTCCTCGCCGACGCATCCGTGATGCGGGCCTACGGCGGATACCGCCCGTACATGCCCGACCACCTGCCGGCGATCGGCGCGGACCCACGGTTGCCCGGCCTGTTCCACGCAACCGGCCACGAGGGCGCCGGTATCGGTCTCAGTGTCTCCACAGCGGACCTCATCACCGCGCTCGTCACCGGCACCACTCCCCCGCTCGACCCCACACCCTTCGCCCTCACCCGGACCTCGCTGCACGCGGAGCAGGTCGCATGA